Sequence from the Bacillus sp. es.036 genome:
CGATGCGATGAAGAAAAGCACAATCATCGGCAGTGAGGCTAACGTTAGCCCTGCGAAAAGCGCGCCCCAGTCTGCAGAGTATTCACCGAAAAGTGAAAGCATGCCAACTGGAATCGTCTTTTTCAGATCATCTGTTATGAAAATAAGCGGGAAAAAGAAGTCGTTCCATGATTGGATAAACTGAATAATCATCACGGTTCCGAGCGCTGGACGCATTAAAGGAAGGACAACATTCCATAAAATACGCAGGTTTCCTGCGCCATCGATTCGTGCGGCTTCTTCAAGCTCACGTGGCATCGTTCGGAAGAATCCGGTCAAAATAAGAATCGACAGCGGAATTCCTGTTGCCACATACATAAAAATCAGCGACCATAGCGAGTTTAATAGATTCAAATCTTTCATTAAAATAAACAACGGAACGATGCCTAGTTTAATCGGAAGCATCATCCCCATCAGGAAGAAAAAGAAAATGATGTTATTCCAGACGAATGTGAAGCGCGCAATATAGAAAGCAGCGAGTGAAGATGTGATCAGAATTAATAACACAGATACAACACTCACAAAAACGCTGTTCATAAAATACGTCGTAAATGGGATCATTTCAAGTAAGTTCCGGTACGTATCAAGGTTGAACGTCTTCGGCAATGAGAGTGGACTTGTGAAAATCTCTGCGCTCGTTTTGAAAGACGAAAGGATCATTAATAAAATCGGATAGATGCTGATTGATGCGATAAGAAAAGCAAATACATAGTAAAACGGTCTCGTCCAGATTGTATGGTTCATATCATCGCCTCCTTACATGTCC
This genomic interval carries:
- a CDS encoding carbohydrate ABC transporter permease, encoding MNHTIWTRPFYYVFAFLIASISIYPILLMILSSFKTSAEIFTSPLSLPKTFNLDTYRNLLEMIPFTTYFMNSVFVSVVSVLLILITSSLAAFYIARFTFVWNNIIFFFFLMGMMLPIKLGIVPLFILMKDLNLLNSLWSLIFMYVATGIPLSILILTGFFRTMPRELEEAARIDGAGNLRILWNVVLPLMRPALGTVMIIQFIQSWNDFFFPLIFITDDLKKTIPVGMLSLFGEYSADWGALFAGLTLASLPMIVLFFIASKQFMEGLTQGAIK